One window of the Trifolium pratense cultivar HEN17-A07 linkage group LG2, ARS_RC_1.1, whole genome shotgun sequence genome contains the following:
- the LOC123903771 gene encoding probable mannitol dehydrogenase yields MASEGKIIEHPKKAFGWAARDTTGVLSPFHFSRRETGEKDVAFKVLYCGICHTDLHMMHNEWGNSIYPLVPGHELVGVVTEVGSKVEKFKVGDKVGVGYMVDSCRSCENCDDNVENYCPQLTVTCGAKYRDGTITYGGYSDSMVADEHFVILIPDNLPLDVAGPLLCAGVTVYSPLRHFGIDKPGMNIGVVGLGGLGHMAVKFAKAFGSNVTVISTSPSKEKEAIEHLGADSFLISRDPDQMQAAKGTLHGIIDTVSASHPVLPLIGLLKTNGKLVMVGGVAKPLELPASSLLGGRKLIAGSLIGGIKETQEMIDFAAEHNVKPEIEIVPIDYVNTAMERLAKADVKYRFVIDIGNSLKESA; encoded by the exons ATGGCATCAGAAGGTAAAATAATAGAGCATCCTAAGAAGGCCTTTGGATGGGCAGCTAGAGACACTACTGGTGTTCTCTCCCCTTTCCATTTCTCAAGAAG GGAAACAGGAGAGAAAGATGTAGCATTCAAGGTCTTGTATTGTGGGATATGTCACACTGATCTTCATATGATGCACAATGAGTGGGGAAATTCAATCTATCCATTAGTTCCAGG gCATGAACTTGTGGGTGTAGTAACTGAAGTGGGAAGCAAAGTAGAAAAGTTTAAAGTTGGAGACAAAGTAGGTGTGGGATACATGGTTGATTCATGTCGCTCGTGCGAAAATTGTGACGACAATGTTGAGAATTATTGTCCCCAACTTACAGTCACTTGTGGTGCCAAGTATCGGGATGGCACTATTACATATGGAGGTTACTCCGACTCAATGGTTGCAGACGAGCACTTTGTGATCCTTATTCCTGATAACCTACCTCTTGATGTTGCCGGCCCTCTCCTTTGTGCTGGTGTTACAGTGTATAGTCCTCTTAGGCATTTTGGTATTGACAAGCCTGGTATGAATATAGGCGTTGTCGGTCTTGGTGGACTTGGTCATATGGCTGTGAAATTCGCCAAAGCTTTCGGTTCTAATGTAACAGTCATTAGTACATCGCCTAGCAAAGAAAAGGAAGCAATTGAACACTTAGGAGCTGACTCGTTTCTAATAAGTCGCGACCCAGATCAAATGCAG GCTGCAAAGGGTACTTTGCATGGTATTATTGACACAGTTTCGGCGAGTCATCCTGTCTTACCGCTGATTGGTTTATTGAAAACTAATGGAAAGCTTGTAATGGTTGGTGGAGTAGCAAAACCTCTAGAGCTTCCTGCATCTTCTTTACTTGGAG GGAGAAAGTTGATAGCCGGAAGTTTAATCGGAGGGATAAAAGAAACTCAAGAAATGATTGATTTTGCGGCAGAACACAATGTAAAGCCTGAGATTGAGATTGTTCCTATTGATTACGTCAACACGGCAATGGAGCGTCTTGCTAAAGCAGATGTGAAGTATCGTTTCGTGATTGATATTGGAAACTCACTGAAAGAAAGCGCTTAA